The Ciconia boyciana chromosome 30, ASM3463844v1, whole genome shotgun sequence sequence AggcctgtcccagggaaggCAGGGCGCAATTCCAGTAGTCTATCTCTCTCTCAGACTCTCTGATGctcctcaacctactcacctcctcctggagctctgtcactaagTGGAGGAGTTCTGCTACCTGGGCGCACCTCCCACAGGTGTGCTCACTACTGCTGTCCCATACTGGCATAAGAGTagggcacaccctgcagcctgacacCTGGGTGGCAGCACGTTCCCATTGGAGCTCTGTCTGTGAAGCCGTGTCAGTTGCGGCGGGTGCAGAGTTTAGAGaggccatggctttctgccgggtggataccattgctccctggtcaagctggcagagcttcagtGCCCTTCCTGTGTCCCCTTCCACGCAAACTGCCACACCACACCCTTGCTGATGtgccacgccctgtttgcccaTCCTGTTCACAGCATTCCTGGTTGCTAGTGCTCCCTAGGGGCTTCTTTTATAGGTGGGGAGGGCTTGGCCGCTCTTGCTTCTGGCCCCACCCAGGTCTCGTCAGCCACTGTCGCGCAAGCTGCGGGCTCCTGGTGGCTCTCTCAGCTTCCCCTGAGTTTTCCCCGGTTCAGGAACCCCCCTCGTACACCACGTTAGAGCACTCCGCTGTGGATCGTGCCAGCACTGGAGCTGCTCGCCCCAGTGACTGAGATTGCTGGCTGCATGCGAGTGTGCTGGGCACCCATGCACTTGCCATGACACCACACTTCCTTTTATGCCATTACAATGAGTTGTCTTCAGTGCAAAGGTGTGGATGTGGTTTAGCTTTGTAGTGCCTTGAACTCCAGTAAATTCAGGGGATGGAGCCTAGAGGGCCGTTCTGGAGCACGCCTGCTGAatagaatcatacaatcatagaatcatagaatatctccCGTTGGAAGgaacccataaggatcatcgagtctaactccctctcctcacaggactacctaaaactaaaccatatgactaagagcatgGTCCGCTCCTTAAACTCTGAAAGACctggtgccatgaccacttccctggggagcctgttccagtgaccgaccaccctctcagtgaagaaccttttcttATCTGAGGAaatccaatctgaacttcccctgatgcagtttcattccatttcttcgtgtcctattgctggtcaccagagagaagagatgagAACCTCCTGCTCCGCTGCCCACCTTGATTGGGTAGCCTCTAGTAAGCACCAACCATgaggtttcctttgttggcttggcCCCTCATCTTTACCCAGAAGCTCTCAACCTCTTCATCACTCTTTTTCCAAGACAGCTCTGAGCAGTCAATCCATTTGTTTACATAGAGGGCagcctccccacccctccttccttgcctgtccctcctgaacAGTTTATAGCCATCGCTTGCAGCACTCCGGTCATGTGAttcatcccaccacgtttcaGCGATAGTGATTAGATCCTTGCTTTCTagctgcacagcagcttccagctcctcctgttcgTTACCCATCATGCATGCATTGGcatagaggcacttcagctgggctattGTCCTTGTCACCTTTCTAGAGGAACACGCCCTAATTCCCTTCAGGCCTTTCACTGCTGTTTCCCTGTAGGTTCCTAGCacaccagcagcccctggctcttctctgttgcttaaaactccatccccctcccccactaAATCTAGTTTGAAGCTCTCCAGAGAAGTCTGGCCAGCTTGTTGGTGAAGACCCTCTTGCTGCCCTTGGTCGGGTGAATCCCATGAGCTCCCACCAGACCCAGCTTCAGACACATGGACACGTGCACAACTCTGAGTGCATTCACGTTCCCTGTGTGTGCTCTGTGCGACGTGGAAGGTGAGAAATGGTCGCTCATGCTTGCAGAGCCCCTTCTGACTGCACAGTTGAGATGCTccacagaaatgcttctttcctACTAGGGAATTTAAGGCACAGGCCAGAAGGGCAGGGGAGGGTAACCTAGCAGACAGGGACCTTGCAGGCAGGTTCCTGATGTGGCAGGCAGCAAGCTGTCCAAGGCAGGTGAGAGAAATCTGACTGGGATGGTGGGGGTTTGCTCCTGGAGTCACACAGAGAAATGTAAGGGCTCTGAGTGAGGTGTCCACATCTGAGTTGGCCTCACGCACACCTCATACACATAAGGGGGCTCAGAGACAGGAGTCTTTCTCTTGCACGTGCAAGGACAGTGCACTGCAGCAGTCGTACGTCTCTCTGGCCTTCTCTTGCCATTCCCAGAGGCTGGAAGGCATCTAAGCCCTGTGATGTATCACCCTGCTCTGAACTCGTCTTAGGCACTACATGGCACAAGGCATAGTCACGGGGACCTAGATGCAAGGAAGCACATCCCAGCGGTTGTTGTCTGGGGTACGTTACTCACAAATTGCCGTGATCTTGGGAAACCTTCTGTCCCACAGGCCTTCAGAGCACCCCTAGGAGTAGCTGAAGGCACTTGTGTTCGCTCAAGTTCACCTCATCACACACACGAGATGTGCACTTCTGACCTAGTCATTTGGTGTCCATCTGTGGAGGGACAAATGACCTCTCCGAGCTGGTGTGAGTGGCCGGTGCTGGCACTGGCAGTTGTGAGGGGCTGGTCCATTACAATTGCCCTGGGGTAGCTTCCCCAGTGTGTCCAGAGGCCGTGGCACAGACCAGGTCCTGCTGTACTGATCCTTCATTTCTCTCCCAGGAGAGACCTGGCTGTGCGAGGGCTGCTCCAGGACTGCTGAGTGCCCCAGCCTGCACACTCATACGGTTGTGGTGTACACTGATGTTATCCTCTCCTGGGCACTCGCCAGCCCAGCCCCTCGGGGgctctccccacctcctcagcacagcccagcagagcagcctaGTCTGGGCTGGCCCCACAGCAGTGCCTGCCACAgggtgctgcagagctctgggcactcaccccacagccccagcccctctgaagGGCACAACAGCtgctggggggcagagaggggtcTCAACCTCCCCAtctgctccagagctggaggctCACAATGGCACAAGGAAAAGGAGGTCAGTGAAACTGCAGGACCCATGGCCTTGGGTCCAGGAGATCCCCACTACAGACTGCCTGTGCCCCCTCAgtgccagcccctctcccaaGGCTCCCAAGGCTCCCAAGAGTCCTGACCCAGCGGCAGAGTACCTGTCCTGAGTGGGTGCCTGCAGAAAGAGATTTCCCTTTCTTACTGATTCCTCCCTGCAGGCACTGAAAAGCTCCCTTGCTTCCTGGCCAGCCATTCCCGGTTCCCTACTTGTGCTCCCCACAGGGCCCCATGCTGGTGGTGCTGCTCTGAAGAGTGAGGGAGCTGTGGTGCCCTGGGGCCGTGGGGTGACCCCACAGTGGCCATGCTGGTCAGGGTGGGAAGCAGACCCAGCTGGACTGGGGTCACTGCTGCTGAGCCCCTTTCCATCCTCCCTGATGGCTCAGGAGCCAAGGACAGGGCTTGGCAGGACAATGGGGTGTCTCCAACGGCACAAAGGGCAGCAGAGGGCTGCACTAGATCCAATCCAGCCTGTGGGGTTTCCAAGAGGGTATGCTGAATCACTCTCCAGTCTTATGTCCCTTTGCTTGCTGGCTCCTCACAGCCTCTCCTGGAACTGCAGAGCCTTCGTTAGCCCATGGGCTCCTCaggtttgccttttcttctgggTGACTCCTCCTGGGATGGTCATTCATTTTATGAGGTGCCACTCACTGCCCACCCAGGCTCACACAGTGTCCCTGGAGATCCCCTGAAATCTCCTGGCAGCTCCAGGTTCCTCTCCAGGATAACACCTGCAATCAGCCACTCCACAGGTGGGACAGTGCCAGGCAGATAAGTCAAAGACCATTTGCTGTCTGCTTGGACAGGTGCCACCAAGGAGGGAGCTCTAGGTCCAGCCCTTGGTCCCTAACAGATCCCCCTGGGACTCTGACCCTGTCCTCCAGAATCTGTGGACAACCCCAGAACACCAAGAGGACTTTTCAAGGAGCAGCTCCTTGGGTGTATTCCTGGCACCAGCTTTGTAAAGGCCTCTGACCCTGCCCTGAGGAGACCCTTTAGTGACAGTGGTGCTAGCAGGGAGGCCAGCTCTGACACAGTGGTTCacatggcctgctcctgcctgcagccacagggATGCCACTACGGACACAACGGGACTGTCAAGTGTTGCACAAGACCTTAGGACTTACACAAACGCAAGGACACGGCAGGACATCATGGAGTGACCAGCACTGAGAAGACCATGTCCTGCTGCTGTCAATGGCCATGGCGCCAGGGAATCAGCAGCGCTGACTCACAGGCAAGAGAGAGGGAGTGCCCGCTGAGGCAGCGAGGGGCAGCCCTGAGTGCCACCAGGGCTGCTCATCCATGTGGCAGCTTGGATCCTGAATCCCTTCTGCCTACTGGGGCTGGGCCCCAAGCTCCAGAGATATAAGAGACAGGGAGTAGAGACAAATGATTACCTTTTGGTTTAGCTATGCAAAGAGCCTGCTTCCTTATGTACAGTAGGTTTaccagccagaaaaaaaaaaggtttgaagGTTAAGAAGAAGTTGGAtgaataatattatttaattgGAGTTAATATTATCACAGGTTtaacaaacaaatacaaaataaagaaacagaagaacaaaagataGGCTGGATTTCAGGCTGAGTTCCTGGGAGTTGTGTGAGGGTGGTGGGCACCTTATTAATGCTGGAATGATGTGTCTTCATATAGTTTCCTCAGggcatccttgagctccttgCTCCTCATGCTGTAAATGAGGGGGGTCACTGCTGCAGGCACCACCGAGTACAGAACTGCCATGACCAGGTCGAGGGTTGGGGAGGAGATGTAGGGGGGCTTCAGATAGGCAACCATGGTACTGCTGATAAACAGGGAGACCACGGCCCggtggaaaaggctttgtgccaCCCTtgctcagaggggatcctcagcacagccctgaagatctgcacGTAGGACAGCACGATGAAAACAAAGCATGCCAAAGTAAAAGAGGCATTAACCACGAGGAGTCCAACTTCCCTGAGGTAGGAGcgtgagcaggagagcttgaggatcagggggatttcacagaagaaccGGTCCAGGGCATAGCCTTGGCAGAGTGGTATGGAAAATGTCTTGGCAGtgtgcagcagagcacagagaaacccactgccccaggcagctgctgccacgTTGGCACAatctctgctgcccaggagggtcCCATAGTGCAGGGATTTGCAGATGGCAACGTAGCGGTCATAGGACATGACAGTGAGAATAGAATACTCTGCTGCAATCAggaagacaaacagaaagaccTGTGCAGCA is a genomic window containing:
- the LOC140645026 gene encoding olfactory receptor 14J1-like isoform X3 yields the protein MPEQVTFGETRGPYSFVWDEERWLGPHAQRKQMTNSSSITEFVLLAFVEMRKLQLWHFWLFLGIYVAALLGNGLIITAVACEHRLHTPMYFFLLNLSLLDLGYNPTTLPKVTANCLWDTRAISYLGCAAQVFLFVFLIAAEYSILTVMSYDRYVAICKSLHYGTLLGSRDCANVAAAAWGSGFLCALLHTAKTFSIPLCQGYALDRFFCEIPLILKLSCSRSYLREVGLLVVNASFTLACFVFIVLSYVQIFRAVLRIPSEQGWHKAFSTGPWSPCLSAVPWLPI
- the LOC140645026 gene encoding olfactory receptor 14J1-like isoform X2; this translates as MTDRQTVSSLCTKGLSRCLPGLSGYAGSVAGMPRTSAFNKHSSGPHAQRKQMTNSSSITEFVLLAFVEMRKLQLWHFWLFLGIYVAALLGNGLIITAVACEHRLHTPMYFFLLNLSLLDLGYNPTTLPKVTANCLWDTRAISYLGCAAQVFLFVFLIAAEYSILTVMSYDRYVAICKSLHYGTLLGSRDCANVAAAAWGSGFLCALLHTAKTFSIPLCQGYALDRFFCEIPLILKLSCSRSYLREVGLLVVNASFTLACFVFIVLSYVQIFRAVLRIPSEQGWHKAFSTGPWSPCLSAVPWLPI